The Chloroflexota bacterium genome includes a window with the following:
- a CDS encoding L-ribulose-5-phosphate 4-epimerase — translation MLEKLKEDLVQLHLELPRNNLVAWTSGNVSARDPESGLVVIKPSGIKFPDLTPETMVVVDLEGQIVEGNYKASSDTASHCYIYRHMPEVKGIVHTHSRYATAFATHGRSIPCITTAMGDEFGGAIPCGGFALIGGEEIGQIVVDTLRGSRSPACLLQSHGVFTIGSTAEKAVKAAVMTEDNAAIAWTSLMLGAPLTMDPNDIDKLYDRYQNVYGQK, via the coding sequence ATGCTAGAAAAACTCAAAGAAGACCTCGTTCAATTACACCTAGAACTGCCGCGTAACAACCTTGTTGCCTGGACAAGCGGCAACGTTAGCGCCCGCGATCCGGAATCCGGGCTGGTGGTAATCAAACCCAGCGGCATCAAATTTCCTGATTTAACGCCTGAAACAATGGTCGTCGTTGACCTTGAAGGTCAAATCGTCGAAGGAAACTATAAAGCCTCCTCCGACACGGCTTCACATTGCTATATTTACCGCCACATGCCCGAAGTAAAAGGCATTGTCCACACGCATTCGCGTTATGCCACAGCTTTTGCCACCCACGGGCGCAGCATCCCCTGCATTACTACAGCGATGGGCGATGAATTCGGCGGAGCGATTCCCTGCGGCGGGTTTGCCCTGATCGGCGGGGAAGAAATCGGCCAGATCGTGGTGGACACGCTCAGAGGCAGCCGCAGCCCGGCCTGCCTGTTGCAAAGTCACGGCGTATTTACCATCGGGTCAACGGCAGAAAAGGCCGTCAAAGCCGCGGTGATGACGGAAGATAATGCCGCCATCGCCTGGACTTCGCTCATGCTGGGCGCCCCGCTGACCATGGATCCAAACGATATCGACAAACTCTACGATCGCTACCAGAACGTCTACGGACAGAAATGA
- a CDS encoding aminopeptidase P family protein yields MSSELSLKLANIDALLARHGLNALLLQSVANFAWLTGGAASYVNTADSVGVAALLITPVGRYLITNNIEAARLRAEEKLEAQGWEFIVTDWYHTVDEIARRTTGLHLGTDGIYPGDTDLSAELTPLRLVLTPEEQARFRGLARECAAAMDTAIRQVQPGMTEFEIAALLGAETQRRGVQPIINLIATDERVYYFRHPLPTQKKLEQYAMLVLCGRQHGLVCSVTRLIHFGPMPAELRRKAQAVAEIDAALIAATRPGRSLGTIFKLAQTLYAQHGFENEWQLHHQGGPAGYQPREAVAAPGENTIVTAGQAYAWNPSITGTKSEDTILIHADHAEILTEIPDWPFVEVEVDGKIIPRPATLEII; encoded by the coding sequence ATGAGTTCAGAATTATCCCTCAAGCTTGCCAATATCGACGCCCTGTTAGCCCGGCACGGCCTGAACGCTTTACTCCTCCAGAGCGTTGCCAACTTTGCCTGGCTAACGGGCGGGGCGGCATCCTACGTCAATACCGCCGATAGCGTGGGCGTGGCTGCACTGCTCATCACGCCCGTCGGTCGTTATCTGATTACCAATAATATTGAGGCCGCCCGCCTGCGCGCCGAAGAAAAGCTTGAAGCCCAGGGTTGGGAATTTATTGTCACCGATTGGTATCACACGGTGGATGAAATTGCCCGCCGTACCACTGGCTTGCATTTGGGGACGGACGGCATATATCCTGGCGATACCGATTTGAGCGCGGAGCTGACTCCTTTGCGGCTGGTTCTGACACCCGAAGAGCAGGCGCGTTTCCGAGGCCTGGCGCGCGAATGCGCCGCCGCAATGGATACCGCCATCCGGCAGGTGCAGCCTGGCATGACAGAATTTGAGATTGCAGCTCTGCTAGGCGCAGAAACCCAGCGCCGCGGCGTGCAGCCGATTATCAACCTGATTGCCACCGACGAGCGCGTCTACTATTTCCGTCACCCGCTGCCCACGCAGAAAAAACTCGAGCAATATGCCATGCTGGTGCTCTGCGGACGGCAGCACGGATTGGTTTGCTCGGTGACACGGCTAATTCACTTTGGCCCCATGCCCGCCGAACTACGCCGTAAAGCCCAGGCCGTTGCCGAGATTGATGCGGCGCTTATTGCCGCCACGCGCCCTGGCAGAAGCTTAGGCACTATTTTTAAACTGGCACAAACCCTATATGCACAACACGGCTTCGAGAACGAGTGGCAGCTTCATCATCAGGGCGGCCCGGCGGGCTACCAGCCCCGGGAAGCCGTAGCCGCCCCGGGTGAGAACACCATCGTTACCGCCGGTCAGGCCTATGCCTGGAATCCATCCATCACCGGCACCAAATCCGAAGATACCATCCTGATCCACGCTGATCACGCCGAAATCCTCACCGAAATCCCAGATTGGCCGTTTGTCGAAGTCGAGGTGGATGGAAAAATCATCCCTCGCCCGGCTACTTTAGAAATTATCTAA
- a CDS encoding substrate-binding domain-containing protein → MKKLYWLFVVVMVLALALPGAAFADEPSQDDGATGWCSNTNIVFFPGGSPGGPFATVVYNGAVQAAADLGANVEYVWSDWNPEKMVTQFVEAVATGPDGIAIMGHPGDEAFGPLVEDAEAQGIIVTSMNTQLSTLQTQYASAGFGYVGAILYDAGYALGAESVARFGLVEGDQAFVWGLLAQAGRGERTQGVVDALEDAGLEVLYQEIDDATNADAAAGVPVFVGMMSANPDIKLVVTDHGALTATLETFLSSAGFGPDDVYAVGFDLSSATVEAVNGGWTDLVIDQQQWLQGYMSVLQICLTDNFAFTGLHIDTGAGFLHADNVALLADLVEQQIR, encoded by the coding sequence ATGAAGAAGCTCTATTGGTTGTTTGTTGTAGTTATGGTTCTGGCATTGGCTCTTCCTGGAGCCGCTTTTGCTGACGAACCTTCCCAGGATGATGGCGCTACCGGTTGGTGCTCCAACACGAATATCGTTTTCTTCCCCGGCGGTTCCCCCGGCGGCCCCTTCGCGACCGTGGTCTACAATGGTGCCGTTCAGGCTGCTGCTGATCTGGGCGCAAACGTAGAATATGTTTGGTCAGACTGGAATCCTGAGAAAATGGTCACCCAGTTCGTTGAAGCCGTTGCTACTGGCCCCGATGGCATCGCCATCATGGGACACCCTGGCGACGAAGCATTTGGCCCGTTGGTTGAAGATGCCGAAGCTCAGGGTATCATCGTCACCAGCATGAACACCCAACTGTCCACCCTGCAGACGCAGTATGCTTCTGCGGGCTTTGGCTATGTTGGCGCCATTCTGTATGATGCTGGCTACGCCCTCGGCGCCGAATCGGTTGCCCGTTTCGGCCTCGTTGAAGGCGACCAGGCTTTTGTCTGGGGTTTGTTAGCGCAGGCTGGCCGTGGCGAGCGCACCCAGGGCGTAGTGGATGCCCTTGAAGACGCTGGACTTGAAGTACTCTACCAGGAAATTGACGATGCCACCAACGCCGATGCGGCTGCTGGCGTGCCCGTTTTCGTAGGTATGATGTCCGCCAATCCCGACATCAAACTGGTTGTCACCGATCATGGCGCCCTCACCGCTACGCTGGAGACCTTCCTGAGCAGCGCTGGCTTTGGCCCCGATGATGTCTATGCTGTTGGTTTTGATCTTTCCTCCGCTACCGTAGAAGCTGTGAATGGCGGCTGGACCGATCTGGTTATCGACCAGCAGCAGTGGCTGCAGGGCTATATGTCCGTTCTGCAGATCTGCCTGACCGACAACTTCGCTTTCACCGGTCTGCACATCGACACCGGCGCAGGCTTCCTGCACGCTGATAACGTTGCCTTGCTTGCCGACCTGGTTGAGCAGCAGATTCGCTAG
- a CDS encoding HAD family phosphatase — translation MNKLEGILWDMDGVLVDTGEFHFHSWQTALDAHNIPFSRQAFRETFGMNNTGILKLLLGERFIPTLYEEISTQKEISFRQAIQGKVALLPGVSGLLDAVQKAEIPQAIASSAPPENIHAIISELGLGDFFQAQISAFAMPGKPDPAVFLAAAQALKATPSACVVIEDAIAGVQAAQRAGMKCIAVTTTNSASVLSFADRVVANLVELTVKDLELL, via the coding sequence ATGAACAAACTTGAAGGTATTTTATGGGATATGGATGGCGTACTCGTGGATACCGGTGAATTTCATTTCCATTCCTGGCAAACTGCGCTGGATGCCCACAATATCCCCTTCTCGCGACAGGCTTTCCGGGAAACCTTTGGTATGAACAACACCGGGATTCTGAAACTGCTGCTCGGCGAACGCTTCATCCCTACGCTATACGAAGAAATCAGCACCCAAAAAGAGATTAGTTTTCGCCAGGCTATTCAGGGGAAGGTTGCGCTTTTGCCCGGTGTGAGCGGTTTGCTCGATGCCGTACAAAAAGCAGAAATTCCACAGGCTATCGCCTCATCTGCTCCCCCTGAGAATATTCACGCCATTATCAGTGAACTGGGTTTGGGCGATTTCTTCCAGGCACAGATTTCAGCCTTTGCCATGCCCGGCAAGCCCGATCCGGCGGTCTTTCTGGCCGCGGCGCAGGCGTTGAAAGCGACTCCGTCAGCGTGTGTCGTCATCGAAGATGCCATCGCCGGAGTGCAGGCTGCTCAGCGAGCCGGGATGAAGTGCATCGCCGTCACAACCACGAATAGCGCCAGTGTTCTTAGTTTTGCCGACCGGGTTGTGGCAAATCTGGTTGAACTTACGGTGAAAGACTTGGAATTATTGTAG
- a CDS encoding LacI family DNA-binding transcriptional regulator, producing MALNHKITIKDVAKAAGVSTQTISRVINNRPDVSPDTRTRVQKVITDLGYAPNVLARSLSRGRSNTLGVIGFGLGYYGSTSALTGIEQKSNELGLSFLLSLLDRFETDRIDEIIRNLISRQVEGIIWAVPGINDYFLDLSQTALDIGLPIVYLNKEKTENETVVAMDNRLGGYLATQHLLEQGYRRIGIICGPFTWWEAKQRELGWREAMQEAGLDDLENLKVEGDWSAASGEVGIHALIAKSPDIDAVFVCNDQMSLGVFQAARRMGLNVPQDLGVVGFDDIPEAAYFYPTLSTIRQNAVTLGAIAVEQISKSIQAHQDGEEFYPDVCWVEPRLIVRKSSVRE from the coding sequence ATGGCACTCAACCACAAGATCACCATCAAAGATGTAGCCAAGGCAGCAGGAGTTTCTACGCAAACAATTTCGCGCGTGATCAATAATCGCCCGGATGTTTCTCCTGATACACGAACTCGAGTGCAAAAAGTTATTACAGATTTAGGGTATGCCCCCAATGTGCTGGCGCGCAGTTTGAGTCGCGGTAGAAGTAATACATTGGGGGTGATCGGGTTCGGGTTGGGTTATTATGGTTCTACAAGCGCCCTGACTGGTATCGAGCAAAAATCCAACGAATTAGGTTTATCGTTCCTCCTAAGTCTGCTGGACCGTTTCGAGACGGATCGTATCGACGAAATTATTCGCAATCTCATATCGCGCCAAGTGGAGGGGATTATTTGGGCTGTGCCTGGCATCAATGATTACTTTTTAGATTTATCGCAAACAGCGTTGGATATTGGTCTCCCGATTGTATATTTGAACAAAGAAAAAACCGAGAATGAGACAGTGGTTGCGATGGATAACCGCCTTGGGGGCTATTTGGCAACCCAACACCTGCTGGAGCAAGGCTATCGCCGCATTGGTATTATTTGTGGCCCTTTCACATGGTGGGAAGCCAAACAACGTGAACTGGGTTGGCGCGAGGCTATGCAGGAAGCGGGACTCGATGATTTGGAAAATTTGAAAGTCGAGGGCGATTGGTCTGCGGCCAGTGGTGAAGTTGGCATCCATGCACTAATTGCAAAATCGCCAGATATTGATGCCGTTTTCGTCTGCAATGATCAAATGTCGTTAGGGGTATTTCAGGCTGCGAGACGGATGGGGTTAAATGTTCCCCAAGATTTGGGCGTTGTCGGCTTTGACGATATCCCTGAAGCGGCTTATTTTTATCCAACTCTTTCCACGATTCGTCAAAACGCCGTCACTTTGGGCGCAATTGCTGTTGAGCAAATTTCAAAATCTATTCAGGCCCATCAAGACGGTGAAGAATTTTACCCCGATGTTTGCTGGGTCGAACCCAGATTAATTGTGCGCAAAAGTTCAGTCCGAGAATGA
- a CDS encoding FGGY-family carbohydrate kinase produces MNMKQNDIRQAIGSGKTILGVELGSTRIKAVLIGEDHKPIATGSHAWENRYENGIWTYSLEDVWAGLQASYRELSQAVVEQHNTPLKSVGAMGFSAMMHGYMAFDQDENLLVPFRTWRNTITGQAAEQLTELFQFNIPQRWSIAHLYQAILNREPHIREISHLTTLAGYVHWKLTGQKVLGVGEASGMFPIDSQTNTYNENMLALFNERLAAENFPWKLQDILPKVLVAGEAGGVLTAEGAKLLDSTGQLHASIPLSPPEGDASTGMVATNSVAARTGNVSAGTSVFAMIVLEKALSQVYPEIDMVTTPMGKPVAMVHSNNCTSDLNAWVGLFQEFAAALGAEIGQSELFEMLYQQALHGDADGGGLLAYNYLSGEHITHLEQGRPLFVRTPESRFTLANFMRVHLFSALGALKIGLDILFEREKVKIDQILGHGGFFKTKQVGQKMMAAAMNVPVSVMETAGEGGAWGIALLAAYKLNKEKNETLEAYLSNKVFADESGTTIAPDPKDVAGFLTFMERYEKGLVIERAAVDALSA; encoded by the coding sequence ATGAATATGAAGCAAAATGATATCCGTCAAGCCATAGGGAGCGGAAAAACTATTTTAGGCGTCGAATTGGGTTCCACGCGCATCAAAGCAGTGCTGATTGGTGAAGATCACAAGCCGATTGCAACGGGAAGCCACGCCTGGGAGAACCGCTACGAAAACGGCATCTGGACGTATAGCCTCGAAGATGTCTGGGCGGGTTTGCAGGCAAGCTACCGCGAACTCAGTCAAGCGGTGGTAGAGCAGCACAACACTCCGCTCAAAAGTGTTGGCGCTATGGGCTTCAGCGCCATGATGCACGGCTATATGGCTTTTGATCAGGATGAAAATCTACTCGTCCCGTTTCGCACCTGGCGCAACACCATCACCGGGCAGGCAGCCGAACAACTCACGGAGTTGTTTCAATTCAATATTCCTCAGCGCTGGAGTATTGCGCACCTTTATCAGGCGATTTTGAATCGGGAACCGCATATCCGGGAGATCAGCCATCTGACCACGCTGGCAGGTTATGTGCATTGGAAACTGACCGGTCAAAAAGTGCTGGGCGTTGGCGAAGCCTCGGGCATGTTCCCCATCGATAGCCAGACCAATACCTACAATGAAAATATGTTGGCGCTGTTCAACGAACGGCTCGCAGCGGAAAATTTTCCGTGGAAGCTCCAGGACATCCTGCCCAAAGTCCTTGTGGCAGGCGAGGCCGGCGGCGTTCTCACTGCAGAAGGCGCAAAACTGCTCGATTCTACCGGACAACTACACGCGAGTATTCCACTCTCTCCACCGGAAGGCGACGCAAGTACGGGTATGGTGGCGACCAACAGTGTTGCCGCGCGCACGGGCAATGTTTCTGCGGGAACATCCGTCTTTGCCATGATTGTTTTGGAAAAGGCGCTCTCGCAAGTCTATCCCGAAATCGATATGGTGACGACGCCAATGGGCAAGCCTGTGGCCATGGTGCATAGCAACAACTGCACATCCGATCTGAATGCTTGGGTCGGCCTGTTCCAGGAATTCGCCGCGGCGCTTGGCGCGGAGATCGGGCAATCCGAATTATTTGAAATGCTCTATCAACAGGCCCTCCACGGCGATGCAGACGGCGGCGGCCTGCTGGCCTACAACTATCTTTCGGGCGAGCATATCACCCATCTTGAACAGGGACGCCCCCTGTTCGTGCGCACCCCTGAAAGTCGCTTCACGCTGGCAAACTTCATGCGCGTGCACCTGTTCTCGGCGCTGGGCGCATTGAAGATCGGATTGGATATTCTCTTTGAGCGCGAAAAAGTGAAAATTGACCAGATTCTCGGTCACGGTGGCTTCTTCAAAACAAAGCAAGTCGGCCAAAAGATGATGGCGGCGGCCATGAATGTCCCAGTCTCTGTCATGGAGACGGCAGGCGAGGGCGGGGCCTGGGGAATCGCCTTGCTGGCTGCCTATAAGCTGAATAAAGAAAAGAATGAAACCCTGGAAGCCTATCTCTCAAACAAAGTTTTTGCTGATGAAAGCGGCACAACGATAGCCCCTGATCCAAAGGATGTAGCTGGCTTTTTAACATTTATGGAACGCTACGAAAAGGGACTTGTCATCGAAAGAGCCGCCGTGGATGCGCTCAGCGCGTAA
- a CDS encoding fucose isomerase, with product MNNLTLGVIVGNRGFFPSHLCETGRATILKVLEEEGIKAIALTPDETTYGSIESLSDAQKCADLFRAHSDEIDGILVTLPNFGDERAIANALRWADLNVPVLIQAFPDDATHMTIADRRDSFCGKMSACNNLRQYGIKYTLTELHTVDPESASFRADLRSFASVCRLVGGLKNARIGALGARPTAFNTVRYSEKLLEHSGISVETLDLSEAFGRVERLPDDEPQVVEKLAQITAYVPTKDIPDDALLKMAKFGVVMDTWMEEMQLVASAIQCWTSMEEFFGVVPCTLMSMMSNKLMPSACETDIAGVVGMYALALASQTPSAVVDWNNNYGDDPDKGVIFHCSNLPKDIFVDDTIAPDNIPVMDYQEIIAGTVGKENTFGTVVGRVRTGPFTYLRVSTDDLNGQISAYVGEGELTDDPIKTFGGYGVVKIPNLQNLLHYICENGYEHHVAVNLSETASAIQEALGKYLGWNVYLHQ from the coding sequence ATGAATAATCTAACACTTGGCGTGATCGTTGGAAATCGGGGATTTTTCCCATCCCATTTATGCGAAACCGGAAGAGCCACAATCCTGAAGGTTCTCGAAGAAGAGGGCATAAAAGCGATTGCGCTCACTCCCGACGAAACTACCTACGGTAGCATCGAAAGCCTGTCAGATGCTCAAAAATGCGCCGACCTCTTTAGGGCGCACAGTGATGAAATCGATGGCATCTTGGTGACCCTGCCCAATTTTGGTGACGAGCGGGCGATTGCCAACGCCCTGCGTTGGGCTGATCTGAACGTCCCGGTGCTGATCCAGGCCTTCCCGGATGATGCCACCCACATGACCATTGCTGACCGCCGCGACTCGTTTTGCGGCAAAATGTCGGCCTGCAACAACTTGCGCCAGTATGGCATTAAATACACCCTGACCGAACTGCACACCGTCGATCCGGAGAGTGCCAGCTTCCGCGCCGACTTGCGCAGCTTTGCTTCTGTTTGCCGCTTGGTCGGCGGCCTGAAAAATGCTCGCATCGGCGCGTTGGGTGCGCGGCCTACGGCCTTCAATACGGTGCGTTATAGCGAAAAATTACTCGAACATTCTGGCATTTCGGTGGAAACTCTCGACCTTTCGGAAGCCTTCGGGCGTGTCGAACGATTGCCCGATGACGAGCCTCAGGTAGTTGAAAAATTAGCCCAGATTACCGCCTACGTGCCCACTAAAGACATCCCCGATGATGCCCTGCTCAAAATGGCAAAATTCGGCGTTGTCATGGATACCTGGATGGAAGAGATGCAACTGGTCGCCAGCGCGATCCAGTGCTGGACATCAATGGAAGAATTTTTTGGCGTGGTTCCCTGTACGTTGATGAGTATGATGAGCAATAAACTCATGCCTTCCGCTTGCGAAACCGACATCGCCGGGGTTGTGGGCATGTATGCCCTGGCGCTAGCCTCCCAAACACCCAGCGCTGTCGTAGACTGGAACAACAACTACGGTGATGACCCCGACAAGGGCGTCATCTTCCACTGCTCGAACTTGCCCAAAGATATTTTTGTCGATGACACGATTGCCCCCGATAATATCCCCGTGATGGATTATCAGGAAATCATCGCCGGGACTGTGGGCAAAGAAAATACCTTTGGCACCGTAGTTGGTCGCGTGCGCACCGGCCCGTTCACCTACCTACGGGTCTCCACCGATGACCTCAACGGACAGATTTCCGCCTACGTTGGCGAAGGCGAACTCACCGACGATCCGATCAAGACCTTTGGCGGCTACGGCGTTGTCAAAATCCCCAACTTGCAAAACCTGCTCCACTACATCTGCGAGAACGGCTACGAACACCATGTCGCCGTCAATTTATCGGAAACTGCTTCCGCTATTCAGGAAGCGCTGGGCAAATACCTCGGCTGGAATGTGTACTTGCATCAATAA
- a CDS encoding sugar ABC transporter ATP-binding protein, producing the protein MENRLELRNVSKSFGEVKAIQNINFTLGENEVVGLLGDNGAGKSTLIKIITGYYQQTAGDIFFNGKPVEKLTVPKARALGVETVYQERALAELQTLWRNIFLGRELNTKWGLLDVKRMKEETHRLMVQSMGFTSSAVTPDSKVGKFSGGEKQGVAIVRALYFDAEIIVLDEPTMGLSLKETEKLLNFVRGIKTAGKSAIFIDHNIFHVYSVVDRVVVIDRGQVAGEFYTKDISLDALMEKMIRVAETGSLD; encoded by the coding sequence ATGGAAAATCGACTTGAACTTAGAAATGTATCCAAATCCTTCGGCGAAGTCAAAGCCATCCAGAATATCAATTTCACCCTCGGGGAAAACGAAGTTGTGGGCTTGCTGGGAGACAACGGCGCAGGCAAATCAACCCTGATTAAAATCATCACTGGCTATTACCAACAGACGGCTGGCGATATTTTCTTCAATGGCAAGCCTGTTGAAAAACTCACCGTCCCGAAGGCACGCGCCCTGGGCGTTGAAACCGTCTATCAGGAGCGCGCCCTGGCCGAACTGCAAACCCTGTGGCGCAATATTTTCCTGGGCCGTGAATTGAATACCAAGTGGGGTCTTCTGGATGTCAAGAGAATGAAGGAAGAGACCCACCGCCTGATGGTACAGTCGATGGGGTTTACTTCTTCAGCGGTGACACCTGATTCGAAAGTCGGTAAATTTTCCGGCGGCGAGAAACAGGGTGTGGCGATTGTGCGTGCGCTTTATTTCGACGCTGAAATTATCGTCCTTGACGAGCCGACCATGGGCCTTTCGCTCAAAGAAACCGAAAAACTGCTCAATTTTGTACGCGGGATCAAAACTGCCGGAAAATCGGCCATTTTTATCGACCACAATATCTTCCACGTATATTCCGTTGTAGACCGCGTTGTGGTGATTGATCGCGGGCAGGTGGCTGGCGAATTCTATACCAAAGACATCAGCCTCGACGCGCTGATGGAAAAAATGATCCGGGTTGCTGAAACCGGTAGTTTAGATTAG